In Macrobrachium rosenbergii isolate ZJJX-2024 chromosome 4, ASM4041242v1, whole genome shotgun sequence, one genomic interval encodes:
- the LOC136837309 gene encoding uncharacterized protein: MAAEAPRSPAPVGFYVRNTISGRMMLIDTGAVRSVFLPSREDYKRLSDPTASLTAANGSPILSYGTKLLSVSILGWRYKWSFIVTDVRTPLLGADFLAHFGLAVDVGRKRLLDTMSYQSLPLATGPSTLTVCSIAPHQYASLLKEFPEVFKPELHQVPRAPAKHGIYHHIKTKGPPDTYKVQEASPSAPSGGQGRFRRDRAYGHM, from the coding sequence atggcagcagaagcccccaggagccccgcaccagtaggtttctacgtccgcaacaccatctccggcaggatgatgctgatcgacactggggccgtgCGGTCAGTAttcctgccttccagagaggactaCAAACGCCTGTCGGACCCGACTGcttccctgacggccgccaacgggtcccccatcctctcctacggcaccaagctcctgtcggtctccatcctagGCTGGAGGTACAAGTGGAGCTTCATTGTCACGGACGTGAGGActccactcctgggtgcggacttcctggcccacttcggactggcagtcgatgtcggccgcaaacgcctgctggacaccatGTCCTACCAGTCCCTTCCCCTAGCAACGGGCCCCAGCACACTCACGGTCTGTTCCATCGCTCCACACCAGTACGCCTcactcctgaaggaattccccgaggtattcaagcccgaactgcatcaggtgcctagggcccctgccaaacacggaatttaccaccacatcaagacgaagggccccccCGATACATACAAAGTTcaggaggcttccccctcggcgccttcaggaggccaaggacgctttcgccgagatagagcgtatgggcatatgtaG